In Phlebotomus papatasi isolate M1 chromosome 1, Ppap_2.1, whole genome shotgun sequence, the following proteins share a genomic window:
- the LOC129810487 gene encoding gametocyte-specific factor 1 homolog, with protein sequence MAAKPQGYDFLVECPYNKVHQLENGRRFQIHLIKCRKEYEKKFTAVKVQCPFNATHRVNEPEQRYHVENCPDRVIVDKFRNPIVDSLDALQRKEVKMIMEDDTDDWDREPPVPAYDPQKYCESSNVIRHCRGMQPHERRAFRQQELVRLRGAKALDLDNK encoded by the exons ATGGCAGCTAAACCTCAAGGCTACGACTTCTTAGTGGAATGTCCTTACAACAAGGTTCATCAACTGGAGAATGGTAGAAGGTTCCAGATTCACCTGATCAAATGCCGTAAGGAATACGAGAAGAAATTCACAGCGGTAAAGGTTCAGTGCCCCTTCAACGCCACCCACAGGGTGAATGAACCGGAACAACGG TACCACGTGGAAAACTGCCCGGATAGAGTGATTGTGGACAAGTTCCGCAATCCTATTGTAGACTCCTTGGATGCGCTGCAGCGCAAGGAAGTCAAGATGATCATGGAGGATGATACTGATGATTGGGACAGGGAGCCACCTGTTCCAGCATACGATCCGCAAAAATACTGCGAATCTAGCAATGTAATTCGCCATTGCCGTGGGATGCAGCCTCACGAAAGAAGGGCTTTCAGGCAGCAGGAATTAGTGCGTTTGCGAGGAGCAAAAGCACTAGATCTCGACAACAAATAA
- the LOC129810467 gene encoding clavesin-1-like: MKELTNKGITPADDYVFQLDEELKQCAEKELRETDTIRKPAIEAIRKWLVQHPKILTTRLDASFILRFLRNKKFSVPMTQEGIERYLLLRKVRNGEMFANLDMKEPAIADLLDLGYIFALPERDHLGRRVIMHRPGVFNLQKHKNYDMLKVHALTYESLLEDEENQIRGFVYVVDAAKIGLQHLTLFTPQEAVRIAKNAERTVPMRHKKLIAFNINSSLKFAVDFGISLVSEKFKKRVILCTNLERANRYIDNNLLPAEYGGLMPMAEMIKLFKKELEDKQPVILQNDHMNLRLDMYPPEALEGSLGAINRACGIQKDSMGSTFHGMQGSFRKLEVD, encoded by the exons GAGTTAACGAACAAAGGTATAACACCTGCTGATGATTATGTCTTCCAACTGGATGAGGAGCTAAAGCAATGCGCTGAAAAAGAACTCCGCGAGACAGATACCATAAGGAAGCCAGCAATTGAAGCGATAAGAAAATGGCTTGTTCAGCATCCAAAAATCCTCACTACACGTTTGG ATGCCAGTTTCATCTTGCGCTTCCTGAGAAACAAGAAGTTCAGCGTTCCCATGACCCAAGAGGGTATAGAGAGATATTTGTTACTTCGCAAAGTCCGAAATGGCGAGATGTTTGCCAATTTGGACATGAAAGAACCAGCAATAGCTGATCTCTTGGATCTTGG GTACATCTTTGCACTGCCAGAGCGTGATCACTTAGGACGACGGGTAATTATGCATCGGCCGGGGGTTTTTAATTTGCAGAAACATAAGAATTACGATATGCTCAAAGTACATGCTTTGACGTATGAAAGCTTACTGGAAGATGAAGAAAATCAAATCAGGGGATTTGTCTATGTTGTCGATGCAGCTAAAATTGGTTTACAGCACCTAACACTCTTTACACCACAGGAAGCTGTTAGGATTGCCAAAAATGCAG aaagaaCCGTTCCGATGAGACACAAGAAATTAATTGCATTCAACATCAATTCGAGCCTCAAGTTCGCCGTGGATTTTGGTATTTCTCTTGTTAGTGAAAAATTCAAGAAGCGCGTAATTCTTTGTACAAATCTCGAAAGAGCCAACCGCTATATTGACAACAATCTCCTTCCTGCTGAATATGGAGGATTAATGCCCATGGCAGAGATGATAA AACTCTTCAAAAAGGAATTGGAGGACAAGCAACCAGTAATCCTGCAGAATGATCATATGAACCTGAGATTAGACATGTATCCCCCGGAAGCCCTGGAGGGCTCTCTGGGTGCAATAAATCGAGCATGTGGCATTCAGAAAGACTCCATGGGATCGACTTTTCATGGGATGCAGGGCAGTTTCCGGAAACTCGAAGTGGATtag
- the LOC129810472 gene encoding mediator of RNA polymerase II transcription subunit 27 — MTEQLYTALSSIKELRSSVGQIFESLGGGVRAEHGVEGRDAKYLLELQDLLNAVTMNLRDVEAAINVLTPPAGPFNLGNSSFLSQETTQDRQALYSQLVNSYKWIDKIREHSNLAANLLSHNALKRSYSTNSTKRRRPLTSSHNVLPHHVDQAISQIDRNFTDMTLKIWRPFATNVILHISLSRVLKAAIVFKGLMIEWVIVKGFEEALDDVDDLWTESRHKVFQQVRDHTHSAMLHFYSPTLPELAVRSFMTWIHSYVTLFSDPCKKCGLHLHNSLPPTWRDFRTLEPFHVECKH; from the exons ATGACTGAACAATTGTACACCGCTTTGTCTTCTATCAAGGAATTGCGTTCGAGTGTAGGGCAGATATTTGAATCCTTGGGTGGCGGAGTACGAGCTGAACATGGGGTAGAAGGGAGAGATGCCAAGTATTTGCTAGAACTGCAAGATTTGCTAAATGCCGTTACGATGAATTTGAG GGATGTTGAGGCGGCTATCAATGTCTTAACACCCCCAGCTGGTCCATTTAATCTGGGCAACTCATCATTCTTATCCCAGGAGACCACACAGGACCGTCAGGCTCTGTATTCGCAACTGGTCAACAGCTACAAATGGATTGATAAAATCCGGGAGCATAGCAATTTGGCAGCTAATCTCTTGAGTCACAATGCCCTCAAACGGTCCTACTCGACGAATTCAACCAAAAGGCGACGTCCTCTGACTTCCAGCCACAATGTTTTGCCTCATCATGTGGATCAGGCTATCTCGCAGATAGATCGCAACTTCACTGACATGACCCTCAAGATTTGGAGGCCCTTTGCTACAAATGTGATCCTCCAT ATTAGCCTCAGCAGAGTCCTGAAAGCTGCAATAGTTTTCAAAGGATTGATGATTGAATGGGTGATTGTCAAAGGATTTGAAGAGGCTTTGGATGATGTTGATGACTTGTGGACAGAATCCAGGCACAAAGTCTTCCAGCAAGTTCGTGATCACACCCATTCAGCTATGCTCCATTTCTACTCGCCAACTCTTCCTGAACTTGCCGTTCGCAGCTTCATGACATGGATTCACAGCTATGTCACCCTCTTTTCTGATCCTTGCAAAAAATGTGGTCTCCATCTTCACAATAGCCTTCCGCCAACTTGGAGAGACTTCAGGACACTGGAACCATTCCATGTTGAGTGCAAACACTAA
- the LOC129810489 gene encoding protein mago nashi, with product MATEDFYLRYYVGHKGKFGHEFLEFEFRPDGKLRYANNSNYKNDTMIRKEAYVHHSVMEELKRIIVDSEIMAEDDAAWPPPDRVGRQELEIVIGDEHISFTTSKTGSLVDVNQSKDPEGLRGFYYLVQDLKCLVFSLIGLHFKIKPI from the exons ATGGCTACAGAGGATTTCTACTTGCGTTACTACGTAGGGCACAAGGGAAAGTTTGGGCATGAGTTTCTGGAATTTGAGTTCCGTCCGGACGGGAAATTGAGGTACGCCAACAATTCCAACTACAAGAACGACACGATGATCCGGAAGGAGGCCTATGTACATCACTCTGTGATGGAGGAACTCAAGAGAATCATCGTAGATTCGGAAATTATGGCTGAAGACGATGCGGCCTGGCCACCACCGGACCGTGTCGGAAGACAG GAACTAGAGATTGTAATTGGGGACGAGCATATATCCTTCACGACTTCCAAAACGGGTTCCCTGGTAGATGTAAATCAGTCAAAGGATCCAGAAGGTCTCCGTGGCTTCTACTACCTCGTCCAGGATCTCAAATGCCTGGTGTTCTCTCTTATTGGACTGCACTTCAAGATTAAGCCCATATAG
- the LOC129810475 gene encoding apolipoprotein D-like, whose protein sequence is MANLMKVVLLLTSCLAICHGHTYHTGQCPNVEPAPDFQMSQFLGVWYVIQKTSTASTCVVYNITRGEEPGEYQIEQTSQHFALGLTPLKHEYSYTGILSVPDADTPAKMKVRFPLSVAGSSKFLVFMTDYHQYAGIFSCQKVAFAHRRSATILSRTKTLDKIYLDKIRARLSNYNVDPYDLSIVSQNDCPKNGSEGFNIHIDPNTFSAANIASVVRSAGDKIASGVETAINAGKKAYNKLTTSKEDSDKTSTESTETMNYRTSGRMQHDPNAEWIAF, encoded by the exons ATGGCGAATCTGATGAAAGTTGTTCTTCTCCTCACTTCCTGCCTTGCCATTTGCCATGGACATACTTACCACACAGGACAGTGCCCCAATGTTGAACCCGCACCTGACTTCCAAATGAGCCAG TTCTTGGGCGTTTGGTATGTAATCCAGAAGACTTCAACCGCATCCACTTGCGTCGTGTACAATATTACTCGTGGTGAGGAGCCCGGAGAGTATCAGATTGAGCAGACATCTCAGCACTTTGCTCTTGGACTGACTCCTCTCAAACACGAATACAGCTATACTGGTATCCTATCTGTTCCTGACGCAGACACTCCGGCAAAGATGAAAGTGAGATTCCCACTGAGTGTGGCTGGATCTTCCAAATTTCTTGTCTTCATGACGGATTACCATCAATATGCTGGAATCTTCTCCTGTCAGAAAGTTGCCTTTGCTCACAGACGCAGTGCCACGATTCTTTCGCGCACTAAGACTCTCGATAAGATCTATCTGGACAAGATCAGGGCACGACTTTCAAACTACAATGTTGATCCTTATGACTTGAGCATTGTCAGTCAGAATGACTGTCCCAAAAATGGCAGTGAGGGCTTCAATATCCATATTGATCCGAATACCTTCTCAGCTGCTAACATTGCCAGCGTGGTGAGAAGTGCTGGAGACAAGATCGCTTCCGGAGTGGAAACTGCTATCAATGCAGGCAAAAAG GCATACAATAAACTCACTACTTCCAAGGAGGATTCGGATAAAACATCTACAGAATCCACTGAGACGATGAACTACAGAACTAGCGGAAGAATGCAGCATGATCCCAATGCAGAATGGATTGCATTTTAA